One window from the genome of Papilio machaon chromosome 6, ilPapMach1.1, whole genome shotgun sequence encodes:
- the LOC106716523 gene encoding cuticle protein 8, with amino-acid sequence MFSKIVVLSAVLAVSAAGLLPQAHYSSAAAVSSQSIVRHDQPQAIHAAPVAIHAAPVAIHAAPLAYQAAPIATYAAPARISAGHAVSSQTILRHEQPRAAYGIAPVAYAAAPAHYAAPLISHAAPATRLIAAHQDEYAHPRYDFSYSVADGHTGDNKSQQESRDGDAVHGQYSLLEADGSVRTVQYTADDHSGFNAVVTNSAPAHHAAPAHAVLSHY; translated from the exons ATGTTCTCTAAA ATCGTAGTTTTGAGCGCCGTTCTGGCGGTGTCTGCAGCGGGTCTCCTACCCCAGGCGCACTACTCTTCAGCCGCGGCCGTGTCCTCCCAAAGCATCGTGCGCCACGACCAGCCGCAGGCTATCCACGCCGCTCCCGTCGCTATCCACGCCGCTCCCGTCGCTATCCACGCCGCTCCCCTCGCCTACCAAGCCGCTCCCATTGCAACCTACGCGGCCCCCGCCCGTATCTCCGCCGGACATGCCGTGTCCTCTCAGACCATCCTGCGTCACGAGCAGCCGCGTGCCGCGTACGGCATCGCTCCCGTAGCATACGCCGCCGCACCTGCACACTACGCCGCGCCCCTCATCAGCCACGCCGCTCCCGCCACTAGGCTTATCGCTGCGCACCAAGATGAATAC GCTCACCCCAGATACGACTTCTCGTACTCCGTTGCCGACGGACACACCGGCGACAACAAGTCGCAACAGGAGAGCCGCGACGGCGATGCCGTGCACGGCCAGTACTCGCTGTTGGAGGCTGACGGTTCCGTGCGCACCGTGCAGTACACCGCCGACGACCACAGCGGCTTCAACGCTGTTGTCACCAACTCTGCGCCTGCGCACCACGCCGCCCCCGCACATGCAGTCCTCTCCCATTACTAA
- the LOC106716553 gene encoding uncharacterized protein LOC106716553, whose amino-acid sequence MLTKVLILSAFAAIASAGLIAEPHYSSAAAVSSQSIVRHDQHQTIHAAPVAIQTAPISYSVAPVAYHSTPAHIATNAVSSQSILRHDQPRVTLATAPLAYTSAPAHYAASHVNYAAPVSYQTYPARVSSGHAVSSQTILRHNQPHVTLAAAPISYAAAPSYYAASHSNYASPISYNTSPVRVSAGHATSSQTILRHDQPQLAVAATPISYAAPTYAAIPSYAATHVNAAPAAYTSQARYTGGHAVSSQNIIRQNQGISSIAIAPSTYSSPSSLYSSSYGYGSNPIQQASIHGISSQTILRQDQPHATAAIAPVTYAVTAPSHYAAPSHGIIAAAQHVEQYAHPRYDFAYSVADGHTGDNKSQQESRDGDAVHGQYSLLEADGSVRTVQYSADDHSGFNAVVTNSAPAHHPVPAHAPQHIIAQH is encoded by the exons ATGTTGACTAAA GTATTGATTTTGAGCGCCTTCGCGGCGATTGCGTCTGCTGGGCTCATTGCCGAGCCACATTACTCATCTGCAGCAGCGGTCTCGTCGCAAAGCATCGTGCGCCACGACCAGCACCAGACCATCCATGCAGCACCTGTGGCCATTCAAACCGCTCCGATCTCATACAGTGTCGCTCCAGTTGCTTACCATTCCACTCCCGCTCATATCGCCACAAATGCTGTATCTTCTCAAAGCATTTTACGTCACGACCAACCTCGTGTCACACTCGCAACTGCACCTCTTGCCTACACTTCGGCCCCAGCTCATTATGCTGCTTCACACGTAAATTACGCCGCTCCTGTTTCTTACCAAACATACCCAGCTCGCGTATCTTCAGGCCACGCTGTGTCTTCCCAAACTATTCTACGTCATAATCAACCACACGTTACTTTAGCAGCGGCACCTATTTCTTACGCTGCTGCACCGTCGTACTACGCGGCTTCCCACAGTAATTATGCTAGCCCTATATCGTACAATACATCCCCGGTTCGAGTTTCTGCAGGTCATGCTACATCTTCCCAGACAATTTTGCGCCATGACCAACCTCAGCTCGCCGTTGCAGCAACACCAATTTCGTATGCCGCTCCTACTTATGCTGCTATTCCTAGTTACGCAGCCACTCACGTTAATGCTGCTCCTGCAGCCTACACATCGCAAGCTCGCTACACTGGTGGTCACGCAGTTTCTTCACAGAACATCATACGTCAAAATCAAGGCATCTCCTCTATCGCCATTGCTCCGTCCACTTACTCTTCTCCTTCCTCACTCTACTCTTCATCCTACGGATATGGATCAAACCCCATTCAACAAGCATCTATCCACGGTATTTCCTCTCAAACAATTCTACGTCAGGACCAACCTCATGCCACGGCAGCCATCGCCCCTGTTACTTACGCAGTCACTGCCCCATCTCATTACGCGGCTCCTAGCCACGGCATTATTGCAGCTGCGCAACACGTAGAACAATAT GCTCACCCGAGATACGACTTCGCGTACTCTGTGGCCGACGGACACACCGGCGACAACAAGTCGCAGCAGGAGAGCCGCGACGGCGACGCCGTACATGGCCAGTACTCGCTGTTGGAGGCCGATGGGTCCGTGCGCACCGTGCAGTACAGCGCCGATGACCACAGCGGCTTCAACGCGGTCGTCACCAACTccgcgcccgcgcaccaccCAGTACCCGCGCATGCACCTCAGCATATCATCGCACAACATTAA
- the LOC106716522 gene encoding uncharacterized protein LOC106716522 yields MRVKNILLVLVLEIYIIKSELHAFSIQNDNKEAPNPNNNRESVYKLTSSSPEFEHIHDREKTVKNTANSKNEKDQYGYASIQYAPLILKADEYKIKEEIQVNPTIPGFILSNFELSKNNIEPRLDDNNSHENSRGSIIHGHNIQIPEPKIIFPELKEMNRENSDLTNKETINRVYSYQLN; encoded by the exons ATGCGTGTCAAA aaTATTCTATTGGTACTCGTAttggaaatttatataataaaatccgAATTGCATGcattttcaattcaaaatgACAATAAAGAAGCGCCGAATCCTAACAATAATCGTGAATCGGTATACAAGCTTACTTCATCATCGCCGGAATTTGAACATATACATGATCGAgagaaaactgtaaaaaatacagccaacagtaaaaatgaaaaggaCCAATATGGTTACGCGAGCATCCAATACGCACCCTTAATTCTGAAAGctgatgaatataaaattaaagaagaaaTACAAGTGAATCCGACTATTCCTGGTTTTATTCtcagtaattttgaattaagtaAGAATAACATAGAACCACGGCTGGATGATAATAATTCTCATGAGAACTCACGTGGATCAATTATACACGGGCATAATATTCAAATACCCgaaccaaaaataatttttccagaattaaaagaaatgaataGAGAGAACTCTGATTTGACAAATAAGGAAACCATTAATCGGGTATATTCTTAtcaattgaattaa
- the LOC106716521 gene encoding cuticle protein: MFAKFVAVCALVAVAKAGLLPAAVHYSPAEAVSSQSIVRHDQPRGIATKLVAAPVAKVAVAAPVYHAPAPVAYAPAPVAYAPAPVAYAPAPAVYRAPVQYTAPIAKVLAQPEEVAYPKYDFTYSVADGHTGDNKSQQESRDGDVVKGSYSLQEADGSIRTVEYTADDHNGFNAVVHNSAPKSAPAVIKAPVYASAPVYYKPVMKITIIIFQIVTFCAVVAASQAGLLPAAVHYSPAAAVSSQSIVRHDQPALATKLVAAAPVAKLAVAAPAVYHAAPAVYHAAPSVYHSAPAVYHSAPAVYHASPAPAVYQAAPVRYAAPVAKVLAQPEEIAYPKYDFTYSVADGHTGDNKSQQESRDGDVVKGSYSLQEADGSIRTVEYTADDHNGFNAVVHNSAPKSAPAVIKAPVYASAPIYYKH, from the exons atgttcGCCAAA TTCGTAGCTGTGTGCGCCTTAGTGGCAGTCGCCAAGGCTGGTCTGCTCCCCGCTGCGGTCCACTACTCTCCCGCCGAAGCTGTCTCCTCGCAAAGCATCGTGCGCCACGATCAGCCCCGTGGTATCGCCACCAAGCTGGTTGCTGCTCCCGTAGCTAAGGTGGCTGTAGCCGCCCCCGTATACCACGCGCCCGCTCCTGTCGCCTACGCGCCTGCCCCCGTTGCCTACGCGCCCGCCCCTGTCGCTTACGCTCCCGCCCCTGCTGTATATCGCGCTCCCGTCCAGTACACTGCCCCCATCGCCAAAGTGCTTGCACAGCCTGAGGAAGTT GCGTACCCTAAATACGACTTCACCTACTCCGTCGCTGACGGCCACACCGGGGACAACAAGTCTCAGCAAGAATCCCGCGACGGTGATGTTGTGAAGGGCTCGTACTCTCTGCAAGAGGCCGACGGCTCCATCAGGACTGTGGAGTACACCGCCGATGACCACAACGGTTTCAACGCGGTCGTACACAACAGCGCCCCCAAGTCCGCTCCCGCTGTTATCAAGGCTCCCGTTTATGCGTCAGCACCAGTCTACTACAAAC CggtaatgaaaataacaataataatttttcagatCGTGACTTTTTGCGCTGTTGTGGCGGCGTCCCAGGCGGGACTTCTGCCGGCAGCCGTGCACTACTCACCCGCCGCGGCCGTCTCCTCCCAGAGCATTGTGCGCCACGACCAGCCCGCTCTCGCCACCAAACTGGTAGCAGCCGCACCTGTCGCCAAGCTGGCCGTCGCTGCCCCTGCAGTGTACCACGCCGCCCCCGCAGTGTACCACGCTGCCCCCTCAGTGTACCACTCTGCCCCCGCAGTGTACCACTCAGCCCCTGCAGTGTACCACGCCTCCCCCGCCCCAGCTGTATACCAAGCCGCCCCTGTTCGCTACGCAGCCCCCGTCGCCAAAGTACTTGCACAGCCTGAGGAAATT GCATACCCTAAATACGATTTCACATACTCCGTCGCCGACGGCCACACCGGTGACAACAAGTCCCAGCAAGAATCTCGCGACGGTGATGTTGTGAAGGGCTCGTACTCTCTGCAAGAGGCCGATGGCTCCATCAGGACTGTTGAGTACACCGCCGATGACCACAACGGTTTCAACGCGGTCGTACACAACAGCGCCCCCAAGTCCGCTCCCGCTGTCATCAAGGCTCCCGTTTACGCGTCAGCGCCAATCTACTACAAACACTAA
- the LOC123721068 gene encoding cuticle protein 8-like isoform X1 produces MFSKIVTLCAVVAVSQAGLLPAAVHYSPAAAVSSQSIVRHDQPALATKLVAAAPAVYHATPAVYHSAPAPTVYHSAPAPTVYHSAPAPAVYHAAPVHYAAPVAKVLAHREEEIAYPKYDFTYSVADGHTGDNKSQQESRDGDVVKGSYSFHEADGSIRTVEYSADDHSGFNAVVHNTAPTAAPTVIKTPVYTAHAPAYYH; encoded by the exons ATGTTCTCCAAA ATCGTGACTTTGTGCGCTGTTGTGGCTGTGTCCCAAGCGGGACTCCTGCCGGCAGCCGTGCACTACTCGCCCGCCGCGGCAGTCTCCTCCCAGAGCATCGTACGCCACGACCAGCCCGCTCTCGCCACCAAGCTAGTAGCCGCTGCCCCCGCAGTGTATCACGCTACCCCTGCAGTGTACCACTCTGCCCCCGCCCCCACAGTGTACCACTCTGCCCCCGCCCCCACAGTGTACCACTCTGCCCCCGCTCCGGCTGTGTATCACGCCGCCCCTGTCCACTACGCAGCTCCCGTCGCTAAAGTGCTCGCTCACCGCGAAGAGGAAATT GCCTACCCTAAATACGACTTCACCTACTCCGTCGCTGACGGACACACCGGAGACAACAAGTCCCAGCAGGAATCCCGCGATGGCGATGTTGTGAAGGGCTCGTACTCATTCCACGAAGCTGACGGCTCCATCAGGACTGTGGAGTATTCCGCCGACGACCATAGCGGCTTCAACGCGGTCGTGCACAACACAGCACCCACTGCCGCGCCGACCGTCATCAAGACCCCAGTCTACACCGCCCATGCCCCCGCCTACTACCATTAA
- the LOC123721068 gene encoding cuticle protein 8-like isoform X2, producing the protein MVSQIVTLCAVVAVSQAGLLPAAVHYSPAAAVSSQSIVRHDQPALATKLVAAAPAVYHATPAVYHSAPAPTVYHSAPAPTVYHSAPAPAVYHAAPVHYAAPVAKVLAHREEEIAYPKYDFTYSVADGHTGDNKSQQESRDGDVVKGSYSFHEADGSIRTVEYSADDHSGFNAVVHNTAPTAAPTVIKTPVYTAHAPAYYH; encoded by the exons atggtTTCACAGATCGTGACTTTGTGCGCTGTTGTGGCTGTGTCCCAAGCGGGACTCCTGCCGGCAGCCGTGCACTACTCGCCCGCCGCGGCAGTCTCCTCCCAGAGCATCGTACGCCACGACCAGCCCGCTCTCGCCACCAAGCTAGTAGCCGCTGCCCCCGCAGTGTATCACGCTACCCCTGCAGTGTACCACTCTGCCCCCGCCCCCACAGTGTACCACTCTGCCCCCGCCCCCACAGTGTACCACTCTGCCCCCGCTCCGGCTGTGTATCACGCCGCCCCTGTCCACTACGCAGCTCCCGTCGCTAAAGTGCTCGCTCACCGCGAAGAGGAAATT GCCTACCCTAAATACGACTTCACCTACTCCGTCGCTGACGGACACACCGGAGACAACAAGTCCCAGCAGGAATCCCGCGATGGCGATGTTGTGAAGGGCTCGTACTCATTCCACGAAGCTGACGGCTCCATCAGGACTGTGGAGTATTCCGCCGACGACCATAGCGGCTTCAACGCGGTCGTGCACAACACAGCACCCACTGCCGCGCCGACCGTCATCAAGACCCCAGTCTACACCGCCCATGCCCCCGCCTACTACCATTAA
- the LOC106716555 gene encoding cuticle protein 8, with product MFSKILTLCAVVAVSQAGLLPAAVHYSPASAVSSQSIVRHDQPALATKLVATAPVAKLAVAAPAVYHAAPAVYHAAPSVYHSAPAVYHAAPAPAVYQAAPVHYAAPVAKVLAQPEEVAYPKYDFTYSVADGHTGDNKSQQESRDGDVVKGSYSFHEADGSIRTVEYSADDHSGFNAVVHNTAPTSAPAVIKTPVYTAHAPAYYH from the exons ATGTTCTCCAAA ATCCTGACTTTGTGCGCTGTTGTGGCGGTGTCCCAGGCGGGACTTCTGCCGGCAGCCGTGCACTACTCTCCAGCCTCGGCCGTCTCCTCCCAGAGCATTGTGCGCCACGACCAGCCCGCTCTCGCCACCAAACTGGTGGCCACCGCGCCCGTAGCCAAGCTGGCCGTTGCTGCCCCTGCAGTGTACCACGCCGCCCCCGCAGTGTACCACGCTGCCCCGTCAGTGTACCACTCTGCCCCTGCAGTGTACCAcgccgcccccgccccggcTGTGTACCAGGCCGCCCCTGTTCACTACGCCGCCCCCGTCGCCAAAGTGCTTGCACAGCCTGAGGAAGTT GCGTACCCTAAATACGACTTCACCTACTCCGTCGCTGACGGCCACACCGGAGACAACAAGTCTCAGCAAGAATCCCGAGACGGCGATGTTGTGAAGGGCTCGTACTCGTTCCACGAGGCGGACGGCTCCATCAGGACTGTAGAATACTCCGCCGACGACCACAGCGGCTTTAACGCGGTCGTGCACAACACTGCGCCCACTTCCGCGCCGGCCGTCATCAAGACCCCAGTCTACACCGCCCATGCCCCCGCCTACTACCATTAA
- the LOC106716520 gene encoding uncharacterized protein LOC106716520: MLSLLFCLSVASAVLVDPNEGHQEYNSGNPKGWHYFKQYHPLTSPVLFTANTHVFPKYEFEYAVSDKLTGDHKHHHETRDGNKVRGEYSLVEPDGSLRTVQYNADHHKGFNAFVSKTVQKHGGHAFSIFGHTQHFMPLGQGVKINQFFPKKGYSPYNPVEINKTFDNTATHNAEETEKSSFENKNISTTSDVTKNAQMPHEHTNAPILETSTKTSNYELPIIQMETVEGPLVKVLPTEIPTTTNSIPEKDAESTNSLKYFENNEEHSLSENSSSDEDQTKVKGEHYPDSEVASSYYSRIYYVGF; encoded by the exons ATGCTGtcgttattattttgtctGAGTGTTGCATCAGCTGTTCTTGTGGATCCGAATGAAGGTCATCAGGAATACAACTCAGGAAACCCAAAGGGTTGgcattatttcaaacaataccATCCTCTTACTTCACCAGTTTTGTTTACTGCAAATACTCat GTGTTTCCGAAGTACGAATTTGAATACGCAGTTTCTGATAAACTGACCGGAGATCATAAGCATCACCATGAAACAAGAGACGGTAACAAAGTCCGCGGAGAGTATAGTCTTGTGGAACCAGATGGCTCGCTCAGAACAGTGCAATATAACGCTGATCACCATAAAGG aTTTAATGCTTTTGTTAGTAAAACTGTTCAAAAGCACGGCGGCCATGCTTTTTCAATATTCGGTCATACTCAGCACTTCATGCCGCTTGGACAAGGTGTAAAGATCAATCAATTCTTCCCTAAAAAAGGTTACAGTCCTTATAATCccgttgaaataaataaaacctttgaTAACACTGCTACACACAATGCAGAGGAAACCGAGAAATCTtcgtttgaaaataaaaatatttcgactACTTCTGACGTCACAAAGAATGCTCAAATGCCACATGAACACACAAATGCCCCAATTTTAGAAACATCAACAAAAACAAGCAACTATGAATTACCAATAATTCAAATGGAAACTGTAGAAGGCCCTTTGGTTAAAGTATTACCAACAGAAATACCAACAACAACTAATAGCATACCAGAAAAAGATGCAGAAAGcacaaattctttaaaatattttgaaaataacgaAGAACATTCCTTAAGTGAAAACAGTTCGTCAGATGAAGATCAGACTAAAGTTAAAGGAGAACATTATCCTGATTCAGAAGTCGCTTCATCATATTATTCtagaatttattatgttgGTTTTTAA